In Bradyrhizobium paxllaeri, the genomic stretch TCGGCGACCGCGCCCATGACATCGTCATCGGCCGCGGCGTGCTGGAGACGCTCGGCGCGCGCGTCGCCGCGCTGCGCCCGGGCGTGCGCACCGCCATCGTCACCGACCGTACCGTGGCAAAGCATTGGCTGGAGCCGACCGAGCGTTCGCTCAGCGAGGCCGGCATTCCGACCTCGCGCGTCATCGTCGAGGAAGGCGAGATATCGAAAACCTATGCCGGTCTCGAGAAGGTCTCGGAAGCGCTGATCGCGGCGAAGATCGAGCGCAACGATCTGGTGATCGCGCTCGGCGGCGGCGTGGTTGGCGATCTCGCCGGCTTCGCGGCGGCGATCCTGCGCCGCGGCGTCGATTTCGTGCAGGTGCCGACCTCGCTACTGGCGCAGGTGGATTCGTCCGTCGGCGGCAAGACCGGCATCAATTCGCCGCAGGGCAAGAACCTGCTCGGCGCGTTTCATCAGCCAGTGCTGGTGATCGCGGATACCTCCGTGCTCGACACCCTGTCGCCGCGCCAGTTCCGCTCCGGCTACGCCGAAGTCGCCAAATATGGCGTGCTCGGCGACGAAGCCTTTTTCACCTGGCTCGATGCCAACCACGCCGACATCTTCTCCGGAGGCGCGGCGCGCGAGCACGCCATCGCGACCTCCTGCCGCGCCAAGGCCGCGATCGTCTCCCGCGACGAGCGCGAAAATGGCGAGCGCGCGCTGCTCAACCTCGGCCATACGTTCGGCCATGCGCTGGAGGCCGCGACCGGCTTTTCCGATCGCCTGTTCCATGGCGAAGGCGTTGCCATCGGCATGGTGCTGGCGGCGGAGTTTTCCGCTCAACTCGGCATGATCTCGGCGGCCGACGCTGCCCGCGTCGAGCGTCACCTTGCGTCCGTCGGCCTGCCGACCCATTTGCAGGACATCGCGGGCTTTGCCCAGGAGGGGCTTGCGGATGCCGACGCGCTGATGGCGCTGATGGCGCAGGACAAGAAGGTCAAGCGCGGCAAGCTGACCTTCATCCTGCTGCAGGCGATCGGCCGCGCGGTGGTGGCAAACGACGTGGAGCCGGCGCTGGTGCGCGATTTCCTGCAACAGAAGTTGTCGGGATGAGAACGGGATTGCCGGGGCGCAGCGTGGGGCAAGCGTCGCGCGTGGCCGGGGCTGTCACGAGGCATATATGAGTTCGACCGCGTCCAATCTGCTGCTCGCGATTCTGTTGCTCGCCGCCAACGCGTTTTACGTGGCCGCCGAGTTTGCGCTGGTCAAGAGCCGCGGCTTTCGCATCCGGGCGATGGTCGAGCAGGACCGCTTCGGCGCGCGCCTGTTGCACGGCATGATGGGCAATATCGAGGCCTATCTCGCCTGCTGCCAGCTCGGCATCACCATGGCCTCGCTCGGCCTCGGCTGGGTCGGCGAACCCACGGTTGCGGCGCTGCTGGAGCCGCTGCTGATCCCGCTCGGCATGTCGGAACGTACCCTGCACTTCGTGTCGTTCCTGGCCGGCTTTCTGATATTCTCCTCGCTGCACATCGTGATCGGCGAGCAGGTGCCAAAGACGTTTGCGATCAGGCAGCCGATGCCGGTCTCGCAATGGATCGCCTATCCGCTGCATCTGTCCTACCTGGTTTTCTGGCCGCTGAACTGGCTACTCAATAGCGCCTCGCGCGGGATCCTGCGCATGTTCGGCGTGCAGGAATCCTCGCAGCATGAAATCCTCACCGATTCCGAGATCGAGGGACTGGTGGAGGAATCCGCCGTGCATGGCGGGATTGAGAGCGGCGAGGCCGAGTACATTCACAACGTCTTCCGCTTCGGCGATCTCGCCGTATCCGACGTCATGGTCCATCGCACCGCTATGATGATGATCAACGCCGATCTGCCACCCGAAGACCTGGTGCGCGAGGTGCTGGCGACCGAGTACACTCGCATTCCGCTGTGGCGCGACAAGCCCGAAAACATCATCGGCGTGCTGCACGCCAAGGATCTGTTGCGCGCGATCCGCGCCTCCGAAGGCGATATGTCGCGCATCAACGTATCGGCGATCATGCTGCCGCCCTGGTTCGTGCCGGAGATGCGGCCTTTGTCCGAACAGTTGAAGGCGTTCCGCCGCCGCAAGACCCACTTCGCGCTCGTCGTCGACGAGTACGGCGAGGTCGAAGGCATGGTGACGCTGGAAGATATCCTGGAGGAGATCGTCGGCGATATTTCCGACGAGCATGACGTCGTGGTTGCTGGCGTCCGCGTTCAGGCCGACGGCTCCGTGGTGGTGGATGGTTCGGTGCCGATCCGCGATCTCAACCGCGCCATGAACTGGCATCTGCCCGACGAGGAGGCGACCACGGTGGCGGGCCTCGTGATCCACGAAGCGCGCTCGATCCCCGAACGCGGCCAGAATTTCACCTTCCATGGCTGCCGTTTCCGCGTGTTGCGCCGCGAGCGCAACCGCATCACCGCGCTGAAGATCACGCCGCTGCCGCGCGAAGCCGAGGGGGAAGATCCGAAACCGAAGCGGGCGGGGACGGCGTTCTAGCCGGCGTATGCCGCAAGCGGCGTCGGCTATTCGATATCGATCGCGACGCCAGATAGTTTCCACTGGCCGTCGGAGGGAATGAAGCCGAGCTGGTACTTCACCTTCTTCGGCGTGGTATCGAAGCGACCTTTGAGGCGCAGCACGCCCTTGTCGTCGATTTTCGCGTCTTCCTCTGAAATGACCGGGCTGGCGACGATCGCGTCAAACACGGCGTGCTTCTCGACCAGGTCCTTGAAGATGATCCGGAGCTTCTCGGGCGGAAACTGATCGCGGAACGGCTTTGAGATCTTGGCGTGCAGGACCGTGAAATTATCCGACACCACCGCATCGTTGAGCGTCACCAGAATGCTCTTGACCAGCACTTCCTGGACAAAGGGGCTCGGCATATCAAGCGCCTGCGCCCGCACGGAAGGTGCCGCAATCGTCAACGCCACGGCGGCGGTCCATCTGAAGCGTGTCCAATATCGCATCGGACGACCCCATCGAGCTGCGATGGCATCTGGGTCAGCCCGACCCCGCATCCGAACGGAACTTGATGCATCGCCTCAGTGATTGTCTCACGTTTGCGAAAATCGTTCTACCGTCTCCGCCGATCTTCACAGAAAGCTGGCTGATAGCCTCATGTCAGGTAGCCGATGGCTTCGGCGAGCAACCGTTCGGGCGGGTGCGCCGACGTATCCAGCGTCAGCCTCGCATCGGTCCAGGCTTCATATTCCGCGCGCCGCTTCTCGACCCTTTCCCAGGTGACCTCGGCCATGCCCTCGATGCCGCGGATTCGCGTTTCGATCCGCCGGCGATGCGTCGCCTGGTCGACGCAGACGCATTCGATGACCTTCAAATCCGCGCGATATTTTGCGGCGAGCTTTCGCCACGCCGCGCGCGGCGCCTCGACCGGATTGACCGCGTCGATCACGACGGATCGCCCCAGTCGTAGATGCTCCTCGGCCAAGGCTTCCGCGACCACGTAGGCCGCGATTCCCGTATGATCCCGGGACAGCCCGCCGCGCCACATCGCCGCCTCGATCGGGTCGACGGAAAACAGCGGCAGC encodes the following:
- the aroB gene encoding 3-dehydroquinate synthase, with protein sequence MTAPLKHSADITVDVALGDRAHDIVIGRGVLETLGARVAALRPGVRTAIVTDRTVAKHWLEPTERSLSEAGIPTSRVIVEEGEISKTYAGLEKVSEALIAAKIERNDLVIALGGGVVGDLAGFAAAILRRGVDFVQVPTSLLAQVDSSVGGKTGINSPQGKNLLGAFHQPVLVIADTSVLDTLSPRQFRSGYAEVAKYGVLGDEAFFTWLDANHADIFSGGAAREHAIATSCRAKAAIVSRDERENGERALLNLGHTFGHALEAATGFSDRLFHGEGVAIGMVLAAEFSAQLGMISAADAARVERHLASVGLPTHLQDIAGFAQEGLADADALMALMAQDKKVKRGKLTFILLQAIGRAVVANDVEPALVRDFLQQKLSG
- a CDS encoding hemolysin family protein, which gives rise to MSSTASNLLLAILLLAANAFYVAAEFALVKSRGFRIRAMVEQDRFGARLLHGMMGNIEAYLACCQLGITMASLGLGWVGEPTVAALLEPLLIPLGMSERTLHFVSFLAGFLIFSSLHIVIGEQVPKTFAIRQPMPVSQWIAYPLHLSYLVFWPLNWLLNSASRGILRMFGVQESSQHEILTDSEIEGLVEESAVHGGIESGEAEYIHNVFRFGDLAVSDVMVHRTAMMMINADLPPEDLVREVLATEYTRIPLWRDKPENIIGVLHAKDLLRAIRASEGDMSRINVSAIMLPPWFVPEMRPLSEQLKAFRRRKTHFALVVDEYGEVEGMVTLEDILEEIVGDISDEHDVVVAGVRVQADGSVVVDGSVPIRDLNRAMNWHLPDEEATTVAGLVIHEARSIPERGQNFTFHGCRFRVLRRERNRITALKITPLPREAEGEDPKPKRAGTAF
- a CDS encoding AAA family ATPase: MVSQRLIVLAGLPGSGKSTLAEGLSHHFSLPLFSVDPIEAAMWRGGLSRDHTGIAAYVVAEALAEEHLRLGRSVVIDAVNPVEAPRAAWRKLAAKYRADLKVIECVCVDQATHRRRIETRIRGIEGMAEVTWERVEKRRAEYEAWTDARLTLDTSAHPPERLLAEAIGYLT